A segment of the Parasynechococcus marenigrum WH 8102 genome:
ACTGAAGAAGGCTGTCCAGCATCCACTCGCTGAGGCGCTCGCCGAAACTGCAGAGCTGGTTCGGGTCGTAGAGGGCGCGCAGATTGCCCTCAATCACCCTGGCTCTCACCGAGGCCTCAATCCCGCTTTGATCCCCCAGCTGCACAGGGCTGGCGACGGTGATGGCGGGCACCCCAAGAATCCGGACCTTGGCCAGCTCGAATTTCCCTTCAAACAACGCCTGCTCGTCCTGCTGTTGAGCAGAAGATCTCGCCGGACCGGCAGGGATGAAATCCAGGATCGACGCCTGAGCCACGAGCGGGATTAACGCCAACAGCGCTGCCGTTAACCAGAGCCCCAGGCGTCGTCTGAGACGGAACACGGCTCAGCCCGAGGCTGACTGATCCATTTTGCTGTCCCTGAGAACGGACCGCAGCCAAGGCAGGCTCAGGCCGATCACGTTCGAATAACAGCCTTCCAGACCGGCAATTAGAGAAGCCCCGCGGCCCTCAAGGGCGAAACCGCCGGCACAGTGAAGCGGCTCTCCGGTGGTGACATAGGCCTGGATCTCCTCCTCAGTTATTGCAGCGAAATGGACGCGGGTGCTGATGCAGGCCAGGCGGTTCTCGCCGCTGCGAACCAGCAGAGCGTGCCCGGTAAGCAACTCGCCGCTGCCTCCGGCCATGCGCCGCCAGCGCGCAGCAGCTTCCTCCCCATCCTGAGGTTTGCCGAACACCTCGCCCTCGAAGAGCAGCAGCGAATCGCACCCCAAAACCGAGGAGATGTCAGCGTCGATTCCGTCCGAAACAGCTGTGGCCTTCGCCAGAGCCAACTGCTGCACGAGCAGGGCGGGGTCGTGGTTTTCAATGCTGCTTTCATCCACTCCGCTGACGCGCACGCGATGGGGGATCTGCGCCAGTTCAAGCAGCCGGAGGCGGGCCGGCGAGGCAGAGGCCAGAAGCAGCACGGAATCACTC
Coding sequences within it:
- a CDS encoding nucleoside triphosphate pyrophosphatase translates to MLLLASASPARLRLLELAQIPHRVRVSGVDESSIENHDPALLVQQLALAKATAVSDGIDADISSVLGCDSLLLFEGEVFGKPQDGEEAAARWRRMAGGSGELLTGHALLVRSGENRLACISTRVHFAAITEEEIQAYVTTGEPLHCAGGFALEGRGASLIAGLEGCYSNVIGLSLPWLRSVLRDSKMDQSASG